Proteins encoded by one window of Actinocorallia herbida:
- a CDS encoding ABC transporter permease, producing MLRYVLRRLFSGLVLAVLVTLITFLLLVPSFDDVVGSRIGLSATPEAIAALKADMGLDRPVMVQYLDWLSGAVRGDLGASFFSGEPVSRTVGQHLGVTLSIVVVTLLLTVAVSITLGVLAASRGGAVDKITQAASLTGHLVPNLLIAIGLVYLLAIKAKLLPATGFTPMSEDPVAWARTITIPVVALLVGSVAGLTAQVRGTMIGELRKDYVRTLRTRGISHRSVVLRHALRNAAGPALTVLSFEFIALLGGALIIEKVFAIPGFGSFAFDASLQGDVPVIMGITLFAVLLVVTVNLAVDLANGWLNPKARIF from the coding sequence ATGCTCCGCTACGTGCTGCGCCGCCTGTTCTCCGGACTGGTGCTCGCGGTCCTCGTCACCCTCATCACGTTCCTTCTGCTGGTCCCGTCCTTCGACGACGTCGTGGGCAGCCGGATCGGTCTCAGCGCGACGCCGGAGGCGATCGCGGCGCTGAAAGCCGACATGGGTCTGGACCGGCCGGTGATGGTCCAGTACCTCGACTGGCTGTCCGGTGCCGTCCGCGGCGACCTGGGCGCCTCCTTCTTCTCGGGAGAGCCGGTCAGCCGTACCGTCGGGCAGCACCTCGGCGTGACCCTGTCGATCGTCGTCGTCACGCTGCTGCTCACGGTCGCCGTCAGCATCACGCTCGGCGTCCTGGCCGCCTCGCGCGGCGGCGCGGTCGACAAGATCACCCAGGCGGCCTCCCTGACCGGCCACCTGGTGCCCAACCTGCTCATCGCGATCGGCCTGGTCTACCTGCTGGCGATCAAGGCGAAGCTGCTGCCCGCCACCGGCTTCACCCCGATGAGCGAGGACCCGGTGGCCTGGGCGCGGACCATCACCATCCCGGTAGTCGCGCTGCTGGTCGGGAGCGTCGCGGGCCTCACCGCGCAGGTGCGCGGGACCATGATCGGCGAGTTGCGCAAGGACTACGTCCGCACGCTGCGCACCCGCGGGATCTCCCACCGGTCGGTGGTGCTCAGGCACGCGCTGCGCAACGCGGCGGGACCCGCGCTGACGGTCCTGTCGTTCGAGTTCATCGCGCTGCTGGGCGGCGCGCTCATCATCGAGAAGGTGTTCGCGATCCCGGGCTTCGGCAGCTTCGCCTTCGACGCCTCCCTCCAGGGGGACGTGCCCGTGATCATGGGCATCACGCTGTTCGCCGTGCTCCTCGTCGTCACCGTCAACCTCGCCGTCGACCTCGCGAACGGCTGGCTCAACCCGAAGGCGAGGATCTTTTGA
- a CDS encoding MarR family winged helix-turn-helix transcriptional regulator, with the protein MDGFEVFHLGRKLMRLGEQSMPDPEFHRLGMLARTVLFDIAEHPGSSITDVTARVQLPQSQVSAYVSRLREVGAVEIVTDPGDRRRTLVRLTAEALARAEARPPAEIDTALTALIGTADPAEIQQAKDALKTLAALLRPRE; encoded by the coding sequence ATGGACGGGTTCGAGGTCTTCCATCTGGGCCGCAAGCTGATGCGGCTGGGCGAGCAGTCGATGCCGGATCCGGAGTTCCACCGGCTCGGCATGCTGGCCCGCACCGTCCTGTTCGACATCGCCGAGCACCCCGGCAGCTCGATCACCGACGTCACCGCCCGCGTCCAGCTGCCGCAGAGCCAGGTCTCGGCTTACGTCTCCCGGCTGCGCGAGGTCGGCGCCGTCGAGATCGTCACCGACCCCGGCGACCGCCGCCGCACCCTCGTGCGCCTCACCGCCGAGGCCCTGGCCCGCGCCGAGGCGCGCCCGCCCGCCGAGATCGACACGGCCCTGACCGCCCTGATCGGCACCGCCGACCCGGCGGAGATCCAGCAGGCCAAGGACGCCCTGAAAACACTCGCCGCGCTCCTGCGCCCGCGCGAGTAG
- a CDS encoding MFS transporter, which produces MTLTPADRPSPAVPPAEGPPGKAGPEDAGPAYVRLLILAQFGVFMALVTPIAISLAIRVEQLAPDHEEYLGYIIGTGGLTTVVAAPLVGMLSDRTRSRLGRRSPYLIAATAVGVAALPVLALAPSVPVLGLGWVLAQLGWGTVLPLLLASQADRLPEAQRGKVSGLAGVVQQLAPVAGALMGGAFAGSNLLLFLVPGTIGAVSMVLFVALVREPDSRGRGDDLPPITAASLARTYVFDPRQNPDFAWNWLGKFLFMVGLTFNTTFTAFFLADRMGVRVEEVSGTIAVLAGGGIFATMLGALGGGLLSDRLRRRRIFVLAGGGVFALGVTVMALAPGMPLIIAGAILGNFGLGVFAAVDQALMLDVLPDRETDAGRFAGIYNFSTTIAQGLAPLIAPALLAVGAADGERNYTLLYLVAAAFTLLGGLVVATRITSVR; this is translated from the coding sequence ATGACGCTCACCCCAGCCGACCGGCCGTCGCCGGCCGTACCGCCCGCCGAAGGGCCCCCGGGCAAGGCGGGTCCCGAGGACGCCGGTCCCGCTTACGTCCGCCTGCTGATCCTCGCCCAGTTCGGCGTGTTCATGGCCCTGGTGACGCCGATCGCCATCTCCCTGGCGATCCGGGTCGAGCAGCTCGCGCCCGACCACGAGGAGTACCTCGGCTACATCATCGGCACGGGCGGGCTGACCACGGTGGTGGCCGCCCCGCTGGTCGGCATGCTCAGCGACCGCACCCGCAGCCGGCTCGGCCGCCGGAGCCCGTACCTGATCGCCGCGACGGCCGTCGGCGTCGCCGCGCTTCCGGTCCTGGCCCTGGCGCCGAGCGTCCCCGTGCTCGGTCTCGGTTGGGTCCTGGCCCAGCTGGGCTGGGGGACCGTGCTGCCGCTCCTCCTGGCCTCGCAGGCCGACCGGCTGCCCGAGGCGCAGCGGGGCAAGGTCTCCGGGCTGGCCGGGGTCGTGCAGCAGCTCGCGCCGGTGGCGGGCGCCCTGATGGGCGGGGCGTTCGCGGGGAGCAACCTGCTGCTGTTCCTCGTGCCCGGCACGATCGGCGCGGTGTCGATGGTCCTGTTCGTCGCTCTCGTGCGCGAGCCGGACTCCCGCGGACGGGGCGATGACCTTCCGCCGATCACCGCCGCCTCCTTGGCGCGAACCTACGTGTTCGACCCGCGGCAGAACCCGGACTTCGCGTGGAACTGGCTCGGCAAGTTCCTGTTCATGGTCGGGCTCACCTTCAACACGACGTTCACCGCGTTCTTCCTCGCCGACCGCATGGGCGTGCGCGTCGAGGAGGTGTCCGGCACCATCGCGGTGCTCGCGGGCGGCGGCATCTTCGCCACGATGCTGGGCGCGCTGGGCGGCGGCCTGCTGTCCGACCGGCTCCGGCGCCGCCGGATCTTCGTGCTGGCCGGCGGCGGCGTCTTCGCACTGGGCGTCACCGTCATGGCGCTGGCGCCGGGCATGCCGCTGATCATCGCCGGAGCGATCCTGGGCAACTTCGGGCTCGGCGTGTTCGCGGCCGTGGACCAGGCGCTCATGCTCGACGTGCTGCCGGACCGGGAGACCGACGCGGGCCGTTTCGCCGGCATCTACAACTTCTCCACCACGATCGCCCAGGGCCTCGCCCCGCTCATCGCCCCGGCCCTCCTCGCCGTCGGCGCGGCCGACGGCGAGCGGAACTACACGCTGCTCTACCTCGTAGCCGCGGCCTTCACCCTGCTCGGCGGGCTCGTCGTCGCCACGAGGATCACGTCCGTGAGGTGA
- a CDS encoding LacI family DNA-binding transcriptional regulator, with protein MTRPAKRPTSSDVARAAGVSQTTVSFVLNNRPGQTIPEETRRRVLEAARQLDYRPHASARALAAGRSDIVLLAVPDLPIGQGISSFIEGLASALAEHNLNLVTHLAGAHGRSLPDVCAAVSASAVVGFGAFDADTVQALHRAGADVVLPTLPDRDAPMMEPVGRLQAEHLIAHGHRRLGYALPAHPGLFPMAEERLQGAVAACADAGAEPPLALTVSLDLDSGAQAVGRWRENGVTAVCAFNDETAMAVLAGMRAHGLAAPGDMAVIGADDIAAARLTAPPLTSVSFDLRQVVERRAAAVVAALAGERRADPGSDIDPRIVLREST; from the coding sequence ATGACGCGACCCGCCAAACGCCCCACCAGCTCCGACGTCGCCCGCGCCGCCGGCGTCTCCCAGACGACGGTCAGCTTCGTGCTGAACAACCGGCCGGGCCAGACGATCCCGGAGGAGACCAGGCGGCGCGTGCTGGAAGCGGCCCGGCAGCTCGACTACCGCCCGCACGCCTCCGCCCGGGCGCTGGCCGCCGGACGCAGCGACATCGTCCTGCTCGCCGTGCCCGACCTGCCCATCGGCCAGGGCATCAGCAGTTTCATCGAAGGCTTGGCCTCGGCTCTCGCCGAGCACAACCTGAACCTGGTCACCCACCTCGCCGGGGCGCACGGCCGGTCTCTGCCCGACGTGTGCGCGGCGGTCAGCGCCTCGGCCGTCGTCGGATTCGGCGCCTTCGACGCCGACACCGTGCAGGCGCTGCACCGCGCGGGCGCCGACGTCGTCCTGCCGACCCTGCCCGACAGGGACGCGCCCATGATGGAGCCGGTCGGCCGGCTCCAGGCCGAGCACCTCATCGCGCACGGGCACCGGAGACTGGGCTACGCCCTGCCCGCGCACCCCGGACTGTTCCCCATGGCGGAGGAACGCCTGCAAGGGGCCGTCGCGGCCTGCGCCGACGCGGGCGCCGAACCGCCCCTGGCCCTGACGGTGAGCCTGGACCTCGACAGCGGAGCGCAAGCCGTCGGGCGGTGGCGCGAGAACGGGGTGACCGCGGTGTGCGCCTTCAACGACGAGACGGCGATGGCCGTGCTCGCGGGCATGCGCGCGCACGGCCTGGCCGCGCCCGGCGACATGGCGGTCATCGGCGCCGACGACATCGCCGCCGCGCGCCTCACCGCTCCCCCGCTCACCTCCGTGAGCTTCGACCTGCGCCAAGTGGTCGAGCGCCGGGCCGCCGCCGTCGTGGCGGCCCTGGCGGGCGAGCGGCGCGCGGACCCGGGCAGCGACATCGACCCCCGGATCGTGCTGCGCGAGTCCACCTGA
- a CDS encoding dipeptide/oligopeptide/nickel ABC transporter permease/ATP-binding protein: MTADTSRVESAAAAGSAAQPPARRASAARRLLRDPQAVATATLVLLIVALGLLAPVLASHGPNASSLDHIDAGFGTPDYPLGGDHSGRDIWARLLHSINTSVVSALIGAGIALAVGVTAGLVGGYYDRARSATEWTFSLIMTFPGLLLLIVLMPLTGGDFRVTMAIFGVLLSPGIYRIVRNQVVGVKNELFVDAARVSGLTDLRILARHVLSAVRGPVIVAAAFLCGSSIGVQAGLAFLGVGPASTPSFGSMAAEGFQNLYIAPLQILWPSLVLGTMTASLVLFGNALRDTLEGATPKPAKNALPKAAPAQAGDDAAGEDAPAALLTVRDLAIAYPTPSGELKEVVSGVDLRLETGETLGLVGESGSGKTQTAFAVLGVLPPEAVVTRGSIRLNGRELVGLGERELRGLRGKTIAYVPQEPMSNLDPSATVGSQLVEGLRAASGISRQEARERVLALLARVGIPDPERTFRSHPHEISGGMAQRVLIAGAVACRPVLLVADEPTTALDVTVQAEILDLLRDLQEEMGMAVLMVTHNFGVVADLCDRIAVMREGQVVETGTAMEIFHRARHPYTKLLLDSVLDEETVRTDPPPAAVPAAPVAGGTGKETR; the protein is encoded by the coding sequence TTGACCGCCGACACCTCCCGCGTGGAATCCGCGGCCGCGGCCGGCTCCGCCGCGCAGCCGCCGGCGCGCCGGGCCTCGGCCGCGCGCAGGCTCCTCCGCGACCCGCAGGCGGTCGCCACCGCGACCCTGGTGCTCCTGATCGTCGCCCTGGGACTGCTCGCGCCGGTGCTCGCCTCGCACGGTCCGAACGCCTCCTCCCTCGACCACATCGACGCCGGATTCGGCACACCGGATTACCCGCTGGGCGGCGACCACAGCGGCCGCGACATCTGGGCGCGGCTGCTGCACTCCATCAACACCAGCGTGGTCTCCGCGCTCATCGGCGCCGGCATCGCCCTGGCCGTCGGCGTGACCGCCGGGCTGGTCGGCGGCTACTACGACCGGGCGCGCTCGGCGACCGAGTGGACGTTCAGCCTCATCATGACGTTCCCCGGGCTGCTGCTGCTCATCGTCCTCATGCCGCTGACGGGCGGCGACTTCCGCGTCACCATGGCCATCTTCGGTGTGCTGCTGTCGCCCGGCATCTACCGGATCGTGCGCAACCAGGTCGTCGGGGTGAAGAACGAGCTGTTCGTCGACGCGGCCCGGGTGTCCGGGCTGACCGACCTGCGCATCCTGGCCCGCCACGTGCTGTCCGCGGTGCGCGGCCCCGTGATCGTCGCGGCGGCGTTCCTGTGCGGTTCGTCCATCGGCGTCCAGGCGGGCCTGGCCTTCCTGGGCGTCGGACCGGCCAGTACCCCCAGCTTCGGGTCCATGGCCGCCGAAGGCTTCCAGAACCTGTACATCGCCCCCTTGCAGATCCTCTGGCCCAGCCTGGTGCTCGGCACCATGACCGCCTCGCTCGTCCTGTTCGGCAACGCGCTGCGCGACACCCTCGAAGGCGCCACCCCCAAGCCCGCGAAGAACGCGCTGCCCAAGGCGGCCCCCGCGCAGGCGGGAGACGATGCGGCGGGAGAGGACGCGCCGGCTGCGCTGCTCACCGTGCGGGACCTGGCGATCGCTTACCCGACGCCGTCGGGGGAGCTCAAGGAAGTGGTCAGCGGGGTGGACCTGCGGCTGGAGACCGGGGAGACGCTCGGGCTGGTCGGAGAGTCGGGCTCGGGCAAGACCCAGACGGCGTTCGCGGTCCTGGGCGTGCTGCCTCCGGAGGCGGTCGTCACCCGGGGCTCGATCCGCCTGAACGGGCGCGAGCTGGTCGGGCTGGGCGAACGGGAGCTGCGCGGGTTGCGCGGCAAGACCATCGCCTACGTCCCGCAGGAACCCATGTCCAACCTCGACCCCTCCGCCACGGTCGGGTCACAGCTCGTCGAAGGGCTGCGCGCGGCGAGCGGGATCTCGCGGCAGGAGGCCCGCGAGCGGGTTCTGGCGCTTCTCGCGCGGGTCGGCATCCCCGACCCGGAGCGCACGTTCCGCAGCCACCCGCACGAGATCTCCGGCGGCATGGCGCAGCGGGTGCTCATCGCGGGTGCCGTGGCCTGCCGCCCCGTCCTGCTGGTCGCCGACGAGCCGACGACGGCGCTCGACGTCACCGTGCAGGCCGAGATCCTCGACCTGCTGCGGGACCTGCAGGAGGAGATGGGCATGGCGGTGCTGATGGTCACCCACAACTTCGGCGTGGTCGCCGACCTGTGCGACCGCATCGCCGTCATGCGCGAAGGACAGGTCGTCGAGACGGGGACGGCCATGGAGATCTTCCACCGGGCCCGGCACCCCTACACGAAGCTGCTCCTGGACTCGGTCCTGGACGAGGAGACCGTGCGGACCGACCCGCCCCCCGCGGCGGTCCCGGCCGCCCCGGTGGCCGGCGGCACGGGGAAGGAGACCCGATGA
- a CDS encoding ABC transporter ATP-binding protein, whose protein sequence is MLLRLLPPLLRPHRRALAAITLLQLAQSVAALALPDLGAALIDDGVLQDDQGFIWRTAGWMAAAALVQLACAAGAVVLAARVAAELAGRLRTDLFAHVQGWSARETARFGAASLLTRTTNDVQQVQTLVQLTLSFMVTAPLMCAGGVVFALAQDLPLSLLILVLTPVLGGSVLGVLRAMTPVAVRLQRALDGVNRILREQIAGQRVIRAFVREEHERDRFAAANASYTTESLRLGRLMALLHPVVTAVAGVTGAAVVWFGAGRVEAGAIGPGALSAFLGYVLQILGAAIMSTYLLQQWPRAQVCAARLREVLDTPTSVPEPAHPVREFAAPGRVELRGAGFGYLGAQEPVLRDIDLVAEPGRTVAVIGGTGSGKSTLLSLLVRLADVTEGAALIGGADVRDLDRATLSRAVGHVPQRAFLFAGTVASNLRFGAPDASDADLWRALEVAQARDFVAALPGGLDSAVAAGGTNFSGGQRQRLTIARAIAAKPAVLLFDDSFSALDSATEARLRAALARETAGTTVIVVAQRVGSIRDADRIVVLDAGRVAGTGTHAELLAANPVYREIVLSQRTEAEAA, encoded by the coding sequence GTGCTGCTTCGACTTCTCCCCCCGCTCCTGCGCCCGCACCGGCGGGCGCTGGCCGCGATCACGCTGCTCCAGCTCGCCCAGTCCGTCGCGGCGCTCGCCCTGCCCGACCTGGGCGCGGCCCTCATCGACGATGGCGTCCTCCAGGACGACCAGGGGTTCATCTGGCGTACGGCAGGCTGGATGGCGGCTGCCGCGCTCGTCCAGCTGGCCTGCGCGGCCGGCGCCGTGGTTCTCGCGGCCCGGGTGGCGGCCGAACTCGCCGGACGGCTCCGGACCGACCTCTTCGCGCACGTCCAGGGCTGGTCGGCGCGGGAGACGGCCCGCTTCGGCGCCGCCTCGCTGCTCACCCGGACCACGAACGACGTCCAGCAGGTCCAGACCCTCGTCCAGCTCACCCTGTCGTTCATGGTGACCGCGCCGCTGATGTGCGCCGGCGGCGTCGTCTTCGCACTGGCGCAGGACCTGCCGCTCTCGCTGCTGATCCTCGTGCTCACCCCCGTGCTGGGCGGATCCGTCCTCGGCGTCCTGCGCGCGATGACGCCGGTGGCGGTACGGCTCCAGCGGGCGCTCGACGGCGTCAACCGCATCCTGCGCGAGCAGATCGCCGGGCAGCGGGTGATCCGGGCCTTCGTCCGGGAGGAGCACGAGCGCGACCGGTTCGCGGCGGCGAACGCCTCCTATACGACGGAGTCCCTGCGGCTCGGCCGCCTCATGGCGCTGCTCCACCCGGTGGTGACGGCGGTCGCCGGCGTCACCGGCGCGGCGGTGGTGTGGTTCGGCGCGGGCCGGGTCGAGGCGGGCGCCATCGGCCCCGGCGCCCTGTCGGCCTTCCTCGGCTACGTCCTGCAGATCCTCGGCGCCGCGATCATGTCGACCTATCTGCTCCAGCAGTGGCCGCGCGCGCAGGTCTGCGCCGCGCGCCTCCGCGAGGTGCTCGACACCCCGACGAGCGTGCCCGAGCCCGCGCATCCGGTGCGGGAGTTCGCCGCGCCGGGCCGGGTCGAGCTGCGCGGCGCGGGGTTCGGGTACCTGGGCGCGCAGGAGCCGGTGCTGCGGGACATCGACCTGGTCGCCGAGCCCGGACGGACGGTCGCGGTCATCGGCGGGACGGGCAGCGGCAAGAGCACCCTGCTGAGCCTGCTCGTCCGGCTCGCCGACGTCACCGAGGGGGCGGCGCTCATCGGCGGCGCCGACGTGCGCGACCTCGATCGCGCAACGCTCAGCCGGGCGGTCGGCCACGTGCCCCAGCGCGCCTTCCTGTTCGCCGGGACCGTCGCCTCCAATCTCCGCTTCGGCGCGCCCGACGCCTCGGACGCCGACCTGTGGCGCGCGCTGGAGGTGGCGCAGGCGCGCGACTTCGTCGCGGCCCTGCCCGGCGGCCTGGACTCGGCGGTCGCCGCGGGCGGGACCAACTTCTCCGGGGGGCAGCGCCAGCGCCTGACGATCGCCCGCGCGATCGCCGCCAAGCCCGCGGTGCTCCTCTTCGACGATTCCTTCTCCGCGCTCGACTCCGCCACCGAGGCCCGGCTGCGGGCGGCGCTGGCGCGGGAGACCGCGGGCACCACGGTGATCGTCGTCGCCCAGCGGGTGGGCTCGATCCGCGACGCCGACCGGATCGTCGTGCTCGACGCCGGGCGGGTCGCCGGCACGGGGACCCACGCCGAGCTCCTGGCGGCGAACCCGGTCTACCGGGAGATCGTCCTGTCCCAGCGCACCGAGGCGGAGGCGGCATGA
- a CDS encoding ABC transporter substrate-binding protein has product MSISARPLFQRSRILTATVAAAALLTTAACGGAESDSSDTSASTKLALAIQSAPSSFEVTRLDGGQAAYVWASLYDTLLYTDEQGRIQPNAAESYTYSEDRETLTFKIRSGMKFSSGAPVNAVAAKASLDAIRETPGPSQSYLASVKAVEAPDDLTLVLKLKAADDSLITYLAGSSSVIADPAAMKQPNAATDPVSSGPYILDKAATVSGSTYTLKKRKDYWNPDLYPFDTIQVRVMPDRAAVVNALRAGELNAGTVDSSQVEALKSAGLGLKQIKASTVATLFLADRAGSKLKPLGDLKVRQAINMAFDRAKLVQTVLRGSGLPTAQLFNPKGTAYDAALDERYPYDVAGAKKLLAEAGYADGFAVTMPSFVTTKPLEPLIAQSLADIGVKVTWESVPIQQQFTALGSAKYPMYFGIYGLDHDPLLVDTYTTPGTPTNPFKSADPELTELLGEADTVADPAGTYKKITRFFVEEAWFAPVMDIGTNWVTAKGVEYLGDGSSAAITVRSFGTSD; this is encoded by the coding sequence ATGTCCATCTCGGCCAGACCGCTCTTCCAGCGGTCCCGGATCCTCACCGCCACCGTCGCGGCGGCGGCGCTGCTCACCACGGCGGCGTGCGGCGGAGCAGAGTCCGATTCTTCGGACACATCGGCGAGCACGAAGCTCGCTCTCGCCATCCAGTCCGCCCCGAGCTCCTTCGAGGTGACGCGGCTCGACGGAGGGCAGGCCGCCTATGTCTGGGCCTCGCTCTACGACACGCTCCTCTACACCGACGAGCAGGGGCGGATCCAGCCGAACGCGGCCGAGTCCTACACCTACTCCGAAGACCGCGAGACCCTGACGTTCAAGATCCGCTCGGGTATGAAGTTCAGTTCGGGCGCCCCGGTGAACGCCGTGGCCGCCAAGGCGAGCCTGGACGCGATCCGCGAGACCCCCGGCCCGAGCCAGTCCTACCTCGCGTCGGTCAAGGCGGTCGAAGCGCCCGACGACCTGACGCTGGTCCTCAAGCTGAAGGCCGCCGACGACTCCCTGATCACGTACCTGGCCGGAAGCAGCAGCGTGATCGCCGACCCGGCGGCGATGAAGCAGCCGAACGCCGCGACGGACCCCGTCAGCTCCGGCCCCTACATCCTGGACAAGGCCGCGACGGTCAGCGGCTCGACCTACACGCTGAAGAAGCGCAAGGACTACTGGAACCCCGACCTCTACCCGTTCGACACGATCCAGGTCCGGGTCATGCCCGACCGGGCGGCGGTGGTCAACGCGCTGCGCGCCGGCGAGCTCAACGCCGGCACCGTCGACTCCTCCCAGGTCGAGGCCCTGAAGTCGGCCGGCCTCGGGCTCAAGCAGATCAAGGCGAGCACGGTGGCGACGCTGTTCCTCGCCGACCGCGCGGGCAGCAAGCTCAAGCCGCTCGGCGACCTGAAGGTGCGCCAGGCGATCAACATGGCGTTCGACCGCGCCAAGCTGGTCCAGACCGTCCTGCGCGGCTCCGGGCTGCCCACCGCCCAGCTCTTCAACCCGAAGGGCACCGCCTACGACGCCGCGCTGGACGAGCGCTACCCCTACGACGTCGCGGGCGCCAAGAAGCTGCTGGCCGAGGCCGGGTACGCGGACGGCTTCGCCGTCACGATGCCGAGCTTCGTCACCACCAAGCCGCTCGAGCCCTTGATCGCCCAGAGCCTGGCCGACATCGGCGTCAAGGTGACGTGGGAGTCGGTGCCGATCCAGCAGCAGTTCACCGCGCTGGGCTCGGCGAAGTACCCGATGTACTTCGGCATCTACGGGCTCGACCACGACCCGCTGCTGGTGGACACCTACACCACGCCCGGCACGCCCACCAACCCGTTCAAGTCCGCCGACCCCGAGCTCACCGAGCTGCTCGGCGAGGCGGACACCGTGGCGGACCCCGCCGGGACCTACAAGAAGATCACCCGGTTCTTCGTGGAGGAGGCCTGGTTCGCCCCCGTCATGGACATCGGCACCAACTGGGTGACCGCCAAGGGGGTCGAGTACCTCGGCGACGGTTCCTCGGCCGCCATCACCGTCCGGTCCTTCGGCACCTCCGACTGA
- a CDS encoding ABC transporter ATP-binding protein, with amino-acid sequence MSGTLRRVSGLLAAERPLIAGIIAAGAASVALTAAGPLLLGRATDLVVEGALAGGLDRGALAGVLLAACAVYAAAGLCAVVQARAANRAVQRVLRRLREAVQAKTARVPLRHFDAQPRGEVLSRATNDVDNLGTALQQALGQLVVPLFSVFAMLGVMFWLSWPLALFSLVTAPLSVLIAAKLAGRARPAYAGLWRHTGELTSRVEEALNGHALIRAYGRQEQIRARFEDGNAELVRSTRTAQALSTVIQPVMMFASNLNYLVIAVAGGLLVLSGGLTVGGVQAFFQYSRQYSQPFSQLAGMIGMVQSGLASAERVLALLDVPEQDPDPARPVRPDGPGRVVFERVSFGYSPDRPLLRGLDLVAEAGRTVAIVGPTGAGKTTLVNLLLRFHELDGGRITLDGADIARMTRADLRSRIGMVLQDTWLFGGTIAENIAYGAHGATRDQVVAAARAAHADRFVRTLPDGYDTRLDDEGSSLSAGEMQLLAIARAFLADPAILVLDEATSSVDTRTESLVQEAMARLRAGRTAFVIAHRLSTIRDADTIVVLRDGAVAEQGGHDELLAAGGLYASLYAAQFAAP; translated from the coding sequence ATGAGCGGCACCCTGCGCCGGGTCAGCGGGTTGCTGGCCGCCGAGCGCCCGCTGATCGCGGGGATCATCGCGGCGGGCGCGGCGAGCGTCGCGCTCACCGCGGCCGGGCCGCTGCTGCTCGGCCGGGCGACGGACCTGGTCGTCGAAGGCGCCCTCGCGGGGGGACTCGACCGCGGCGCCCTCGCCGGGGTCCTGCTCGCCGCCTGCGCGGTCTACGCCGCGGCGGGCCTCTGCGCGGTCGTGCAGGCGAGGGCCGCCAACCGTGCGGTGCAGCGCGTCCTGCGCCGGCTGCGCGAGGCCGTCCAGGCGAAGACCGCCCGGGTGCCGCTCCGCCACTTCGACGCACAGCCGCGTGGCGAGGTGCTGAGCCGGGCCACCAACGACGTCGACAACCTGGGCACCGCCCTGCAGCAGGCGCTCGGCCAGCTCGTCGTTCCGCTGTTCAGCGTCTTCGCGATGCTCGGGGTGATGTTCTGGCTGTCCTGGCCTCTCGCGCTGTTCTCCCTGGTGACCGCGCCGCTGTCCGTTCTCATCGCCGCGAAGCTGGCCGGGCGGGCGCGCCCGGCCTACGCCGGCCTGTGGCGGCACACCGGAGAGCTCACCTCCCGCGTCGAGGAGGCCTTGAACGGGCACGCGCTGATCCGGGCCTACGGCCGGCAGGAGCAGATCCGCGCGCGGTTCGAGGATGGGAATGCCGAACTCGTCCGCAGCACCAGGACGGCGCAGGCGCTCTCGACCGTGATCCAGCCCGTCATGATGTTCGCGAGCAACCTCAACTACCTCGTGATCGCGGTCGCCGGCGGTCTCCTGGTCCTGTCGGGCGGCCTGACCGTGGGGGGCGTGCAGGCGTTCTTCCAGTACTCGCGCCAGTACAGCCAGCCGTTCTCTCAGCTCGCCGGGATGATCGGCATGGTCCAGTCCGGCCTCGCCTCCGCCGAGCGGGTCCTCGCCCTGCTCGACGTCCCCGAGCAGGACCCGGATCCGGCGCGCCCGGTGCGGCCCGACGGGCCGGGGCGCGTGGTGTTCGAGCGCGTCTCCTTCGGCTACTCGCCGGACCGCCCGCTCCTGCGGGGCCTGGACCTGGTCGCCGAGGCCGGCCGGACCGTCGCGATCGTCGGACCGACGGGGGCGGGCAAGACGACGCTCGTCAACCTCCTTCTGCGCTTCCACGAGCTCGACGGAGGGCGCATCACGCTCGACGGCGCCGACATCGCCCGGATGACCCGCGCCGACCTGCGCTCTCGGATCGGCATGGTCCTCCAGGACACGTGGCTGTTCGGCGGCACCATCGCCGAGAACATCGCCTACGGCGCGCACGGCGCCACCCGGGATCAGGTCGTCGCCGCCGCGCGGGCCGCCCACGCGGACCGGTTCGTCCGCACGCTGCCGGACGGCTACGACACCCGCCTCGACGACGAAGGCTCCTCCCTCAGCGCGGGGGAGATGCAGCTCCTCGCGATCGCCCGGGCGTTCCTCGCCGATCCGGCCATCCTCGTGCTCGACGAGGCCACCAGCTCGGTCGACACCCGCACCGAGAGCCTGGTCCAGGAGGCGATGGCCCGGCTGCGCGCGGGCCGGACCGCCTTCGTGATCGCCCACCGGCTGTCCACGATCCGCGACGCCGACACCATCGTGGTGCTGCGCGACGGCGCCGTGGCCGAACAGGGCGGGCACGACGAGCTCCTGGCCGCAGGGGGCCTCTACGCAAGCCTCTACGCCGCCCAGTTCGCGGCTCCTTGA